The following are encoded together in the Danaus plexippus chromosome 15, MEX_DaPlex, whole genome shotgun sequence genome:
- the LOC116766512 gene encoding carbonic anhydrase-related protein 10 — MHSLLGAAIASAFLQILLSFTAVSGVSWEEWWTYDGISGPAFWGLINPEWSLCNKGRRQSPVNLEPEKLLFDPNLRFLHIDKHRINGLISNTGHSVIFTVENETRHHINITGGPLSYKYQFHEIHIHYGLHDQFGSEHAVNGYSFPAEIQIFGFNSQLYSNFSEALHKAQGIVSISLLLQLGDLSNPELRILTEELENIKYGGAEMPVNRLSVRGLLPDTDYYMTYDGSTTAPACYETVTWIIINKPIYITKQQLHALRRLMQGDARHPKAPLGNNFRPPQPLHHRAVRTNIDFDLSKYPGKTCPSMHRDMHYKAKSWTQY; from the exons CCGTGAGTGGCGTCAGCTGGGAGGAATGGTGGACCTACGACGGCATTTCAG gTCCGGCGTTTTGGGGTCTGATCAATCCGGAATGGTCGCTATGCAACAAGGGACGGAGGCAATCCCCCGTCAACCTCGAGCCCGAGAAGTTACTCTTCGATCCGAACCTGAGATTTTTACATATAGATAAGCATAGA ATAAACGGACTGATCAGCAACACTGGCCACTCGGTAATATTCACCGTGGAAAATGAGACTCGCCATCACATAAACATAACGGGTGGACCCCTctcttataaatatcaatttcatgAAATCCATATTCATTATGGATTACACGATCAATTTGGATCGGAGCACGCTGTCAATGGCTATTCCTTTCCCGCTGAG ATACAAATATTTGGTTTCAATTCACAGCTTTATTCAAACTTCTCAGAGGCTTTACATAAAGCTCAAGGAATTGTTTCCATTTCTTTGCTCCTGCAG CTAGGGGATTTATCGAATCCCGAGTTAAGAATATTGACAGAGgagttagaaaatataaagtacgGAG GCGCCGAGATGCCTGTCAACCGGCTGTCAGTGAGGGGTCTTCTGCCCGATACGGACTATTACATGACGTACGACGGATCAACCACAGCCCCCGCCTGCTACGAGACTGTTACCtggataataattaacaaaccCATTTACATAACGAAACAACAG CTGCACGCCCTGAGGCGATTGATGCAGGGCGACGCGAGGCACCCGAAGGCCCCGCTCGGGAATAATTTCAGGCCCCCTCAGCCACTACACCACCGGGCAGTTAGAACTAACATTGACTTTGACTTGAGCAAG TACCCAGGCAAGACATGCCCCAGCATGCACCGAGACATGCATTACAAGG CGAAAAGTTGGACGCAGTATTGA